A single region of the Marinitoga hydrogenitolerans DSM 16785 genome encodes:
- a CDS encoding PfkB family carbohydrate kinase: MKKILTIREMLIDFICLDKNKDLSKGVSFEKKAGGAPANVAAVVSLLGGESSILGNVGNDSLGIFLVNKMKEYNVDTSLKEKKIILRLLSLLMK, encoded by the coding sequence TTGAAAAAAATATTGACTATAAGGGAAATGTTAATTGATTTTATATGTTTGGATAAAAATAAAGATTTATCAAAAGGAGTTAGTTTTGAAAAAAAAGCTGGTGGAGCTCCAGCAAATGTTGCCGCTGTTGTATCTCTTTTAGGTGGGGAAAGTTCGATTTTAGGAAATGTAGGAAATGATTCTTTGGGTATTTTTCTAGTAAATAAGATGAAGGAATATAATGTAGATACTTCTCTAAAGGAGAAAAAGATTATTTTAAGATTGCTAAGTTTGCTAATGAAGTAG
- a CDS encoding 2-hydroxyacid dehydrogenase translates to MKIAFFSTKKYDMDFFNKLNEKYNFDIKYFESKLNEKTAILAKGFDVVCAFVNDDLNKKVIKILKENGIKLIALRSAGFNHVDISAAKKYNIKVVHVPKYSPYAVAEHTIALILSLNRKIHKSYLRIRENNFSLDGLLGFDLHGKIVGIIGTGKIGRITANILKGFGMKILGYDKFPNDEFIGEYVNLNTLFEKSDIISLHCPLNKDTYHIINKNTINLMKKGVMIINTSRGGLIDTKAVIDGLKSKKIGYLGLDVYEEEENIFFEDLSEEIIDDKTFLRLTTFPNVLITGHQGFFTQEALTNIAETTLENINNFKNGTLNQNVII, encoded by the coding sequence ATGAAAATTGCTTTTTTTAGCACAAAAAAATATGATATGGATTTTTTTAATAAATTAAATGAAAAATATAATTTTGATATTAAATATTTTGAATCAAAATTAAATGAAAAAACTGCTATTTTAGCAAAAGGTTTTGATGTTGTTTGTGCTTTTGTAAACGATGATCTAAACAAAAAAGTAATCAAAATACTAAAAGAAAACGGAATAAAACTAATTGCCTTAAGATCTGCTGGATTTAACCATGTCGATATTTCAGCTGCAAAAAAATATAACATAAAAGTCGTACATGTTCCGAAATATTCACCATACGCTGTTGCTGAACATACAATAGCTTTAATTCTTTCATTAAATAGAAAAATTCATAAATCTTATTTAAGAATAAGAGAAAATAATTTTTCACTTGATGGTTTATTAGGGTTCGATCTGCATGGAAAAATTGTGGGTATAATTGGCACTGGAAAAATCGGAAGAATTACTGCAAACATTTTAAAAGGATTTGGCATGAAAATTTTAGGATATGATAAATTTCCAAATGATGAGTTTATTGGAGAATATGTTAATTTAAATACATTATTTGAAAAATCAGATATTATTTCTTTACACTGTCCTTTAAATAAAGATACATACCATATCATAAATAAAAATACAATTAATTTGATGAAAAAGGGTGTAATGATAATAAATACAAGCCGCGGAGGTTTAATAGATACAAAAGCTGTAATAGATGGATTGAAATCAAAAAAAATAGGCTATCTTGGATTAGATGTTTATGAAGAAGAAGAAAATATTTTCTTTGAAGATTTATCAGAAGAAATCATTGATGATAAAACATTTCTTAGACTAACTACATTTCCAAATGTATTAATTACTGGTCATCAAGGTTTTTTCACTCAAGAAGCTTTAACTAATATTGCTGAAACCACATTAGAAAATATTAACAATTTTAAAAACGGAACACTAAATCAAAATGTTATAATTTAA
- a CDS encoding alpha-mannosidase, giving the protein MYHKIKHEVLRIEKIIEDIYPYQYIDIKSICNWEFENGINIKNVNSGFEWDYDKYPVKFKKKFKVPRGYYGEFWFGGETLIKIDGKPYGEINEYHKEIDLSFIADGKEHLFEAETVPYNLFGSPSKKRIFERSNLIKINFDVRKLIRYLIGIKQLIGNIKNNSLIDELSDLINNMFKFIKIPRETSLYLSTIERSPQLYNKLSNIWSKPSFDKFQGGILDVSEALSYLNNKLEYLRNKYPKVGKVYVTGHAHIDYAWLWPIEETKRKIKRTFSNATLLAKKYPYFTFIQSSPQMYEDIKNDINLFDQIKKLSDKGMWDQNGGMWVESDTKIPSIESLIRQFYYAQKFFKENFGKYSNVCWLPDVFGFSWILPQIAKQAGIKYFFTTKLTWNEKNEFPYDICYWRGIDGSEILYHSFNNPKEGYNGHLDAECVLKTFNNFRNRDIFDGTLLTYGYGDGGGGPSEIHMIDFEVTNNLPYVPNLISTTGSKFFETLNNDIKNKEIPIWDNELYFEFHRATHFSQLKTKKLHKLLEDELFFTEYILALENKSSKMLEKSWKILLTREFHDIIPGSSIKEVYEESESSLQKEIENCKGIIIEELEISNEAVLVNYGNYSSDNYFITDKSFKLPSQKTYDGKYLYIISPLNKFSNKKLEKGKPYIQKKESDKTYNLENNNYFIEILKDGIKVYDKKKKRSLFKDKGNILMIYDDVPLAWGAWDIDYNYKYFGEKLEIKDIKIVEDGIFRKVIRTYYEYDGTDIMQYISLVEDSNRIDIKTVVNWNLRKKLLKVLFPVDVLSRYARFDISGGYITRPVHKNTSYEKAMFEVYMHRWMEISEPDFGVAILNDGIYSASVDHNVLGLSLIHGPIYPDLKADDGKHEFLYSIMSHSNNLEEIYVESERLNKPLRILNKKIKIVDKFIDFSPLKVVSVFKAKNRLIIRLVEVEGKRGLCDFNIKFDYKKVYLSDILLDKLKELESSKFYYKPFKIYTLIFEEE; this is encoded by the coding sequence ATGTATCATAAAATTAAACATGAAGTATTAAGAATAGAAAAAATTATTGAAGATATATATCCATATCAATATATAGATATTAAATCTATTTGTAATTGGGAATTTGAAAATGGTATAAATATTAAAAACGTCAATTCTGGATTTGAATGGGATTATGATAAGTATCCTGTAAAATTTAAGAAAAAATTTAAAGTTCCAAGAGGTTATTATGGAGAATTTTGGTTTGGTGGTGAAACTTTAATAAAAATTGATGGAAAACCTTATGGTGAAATAAATGAATATCATAAAGAAATAGATTTATCTTTTATAGCAGACGGTAAAGAACATTTATTTGAAGCTGAAACAGTTCCATATAATCTTTTTGGTTCTCCTTCAAAAAAGAGGATTTTTGAAAGATCAAATTTAATTAAAATAAATTTTGATGTGAGAAAATTAATAAGATATCTTATTGGGATAAAGCAATTAATTGGAAATATAAAAAATAATTCATTAATTGATGAATTATCGGATTTAATAAATAATATGTTTAAATTTATCAAGATTCCTCGAGAAACTTCGTTGTATCTTTCCACAATTGAAAGATCTCCCCAATTATATAATAAACTTTCTAATATATGGTCAAAACCATCTTTTGATAAGTTTCAAGGTGGAATTTTAGATGTTTCAGAGGCTTTAAGTTATTTAAACAATAAATTGGAATATTTAAGAAATAAATATCCAAAAGTTGGTAAGGTTTATGTCACAGGACATGCACATATAGATTATGCATGGCTTTGGCCAATTGAAGAAACTAAAAGAAAGATAAAGAGAACATTTTCAAATGCAACTTTACTTGCTAAAAAGTATCCATATTTTACATTTATACAATCCAGTCCTCAAATGTATGAGGATATAAAAAATGATATTAATCTGTTTGATCAGATAAAAAAACTTTCAGATAAAGGTATGTGGGATCAAAATGGCGGTATGTGGGTAGAATCTGATACAAAAATACCTTCGATTGAATCACTAATTAGACAATTTTATTATGCACAAAAATTTTTTAAAGAAAATTTTGGAAAATACTCTAATGTATGCTGGTTACCAGATGTTTTTGGATTTTCATGGATATTACCTCAAATTGCAAAACAGGCAGGAATAAAGTATTTTTTCACTACTAAATTAACCTGGAATGAAAAAAATGAGTTTCCATATGATATATGTTATTGGCGTGGAATTGACGGAAGTGAAATTTTATATCATAGCTTTAATAATCCAAAAGAAGGTTATAATGGACATTTAGATGCAGAATGTGTATTAAAGACATTTAATAATTTTAGAAATAGAGATATATTTGATGGGACGTTATTAACATATGGATATGGTGATGGGGGTGGTGGCCCTTCTGAAATACATATGATAGATTTTGAAGTAACTAATAATTTACCATATGTTCCGAATTTAATTTCCACAACAGGGAGTAAATTTTTTGAAACTTTAAACAATGATATTAAAAATAAAGAAATACCTATTTGGGATAATGAATTATATTTTGAATTCCACAGAGCGACCCATTTTTCTCAGTTAAAAACAAAGAAATTGCATAAATTGTTAGAGGATGAATTATTTTTTACAGAATATATATTAGCTTTGGAAAATAAATCATCAAAAATGTTAGAAAAATCATGGAAGATTTTGTTAACAAGAGAGTTTCATGATATTATTCCTGGTTCTTCAATTAAAGAAGTATATGAAGAATCGGAGTCCTCATTACAAAAGGAAATAGAGAATTGTAAGGGTATAATAATTGAAGAATTAGAAATTAGTAATGAAGCTGTATTAGTAAATTATGGTAATTATAGTAGTGATAATTATTTTATTACGGATAAATCGTTTAAATTACCTTCTCAAAAAACATATGATGGTAAATATCTTTATATTATATCGCCTTTAAATAAATTTTCAAATAAAAAATTAGAGAAAGGAAAACCATATATACAAAAGAAAGAAAGTGATAAAACATATAATCTTGAAAATAATAATTATTTCATAGAAATTTTGAAAGATGGTATAAAAGTTTATGATAAAAAAAAGAAAAGGTCTTTGTTTAAAGATAAAGGGAATATTTTAATGATTTATGATGATGTTCCTTTAGCTTGGGGAGCTTGGGATATAGATTATAATTATAAGTATTTTGGTGAAAAATTAGAAATTAAGGATATAAAAATTGTTGAGGATGGAATTTTTAGAAAGGTTATAAGAACGTATTATGAATATGATGGAACTGATATAATGCAATATATTTCATTGGTTGAAGATTCAAACCGTATTGATATAAAAACAGTGGTTAATTGGAATTTAAGAAAAAAATTATTGAAGGTTTTATTTCCTGTAGATGTATTGTCCAGGTATGCTAGATTTGATATATCTGGAGGATATATAACAAGGCCAGTTCACAAGAATACTTCATATGAAAAAGCAATGTTTGAAGTATATATGCATAGGTGGATGGAAATATCCGAGCCGGATTTTGGTGTAGCTATTTTAAATGATGGAATATATAGTGCATCAGTTGACCATAATGTTTTAGGATTATCATTAATACATGGACCGATTTATCCTGATCTAAAAGCAGATGATGGAAAACATGAATTTTTATATTCAATTATGAGTCATTCAAATAATCTTGAAGAGATATATGTTGAATCCGAAAGATTAAATAAGCCTCTTCGAATTTTAAATAAAAAAATAAAAATTGTAGATAAGTTTATTGATTTTTCACCATTGAAGGTTGTTTCTGTTTTTAAAGCAAAAAATAGATTAATAATAAGATTAGTGGAAGTTGAAGGAAAAAGGGGTTTATGTGATTTTAATATAAAATTCGATTATAAAAAGGTATATTTATCAGATATATTATTGGATAAATTAAAAGAATTAGAATCTTCAAAATTTTATTATAAACCATTTAAAATATATACATTAATTTTTGAGGAGGAATAA
- a CDS encoding dipeptidase — protein sequence MNILKSIVIDGHFDLLIDVYEKRKKGRKSVILTDHYEKFKKGGFNIIVSSLFIPDIYIPEMALRNALDQISSLYLEIEESNGKIMLCKNLKDIKYAVDNNILGIMLSFEGLEPIGNDIYLLRVFYELGVRFAGLVWSRRNYVADGCFFNERLEGEKGGLTDFGVKVLKELEKLGMIVDVSHLNDEGFWDVIKFTEKPVIASHSNVRNIYHSMRNLTDDQIKAIAEINGVIGINGNGYFVTDKDEENNAEGLVKHVDYISNLVGVEYVGIGFDFCDMFSDFHRDSLNGHHELVLFIEALEKHGYNENEIKLILGENFLRVYKSVFDD from the coding sequence ATGAATATATTGAAAAGTATTGTTATAGATGGTCATTTTGATTTGTTAATTGATGTGTACGAAAAAAGGAAAAAAGGTAGGAAAAGTGTAATACTGACAGATCATTATGAAAAATTTAAAAAGGGTGGATTTAATATTATAGTTTCTTCATTATTTATTCCGGATATATATATTCCAGAAATGGCTTTGAGAAATGCGCTTGACCAAATTAGCTCTTTATATTTAGAGATAGAAGAATCAAATGGGAAAATAATGTTATGCAAAAATTTGAAAGATATAAAATATGCTGTAGATAATAATATTTTAGGAATAATGCTATCTTTTGAAGGTTTAGAACCAATTGGGAATGATATATATCTTTTAAGAGTATTTTATGAATTAGGAGTAAGATTTGCAGGGTTAGTCTGGAGTAGAAGAAATTATGTTGCAGATGGTTGTTTTTTTAATGAGAGGTTGGAAGGAGAAAAAGGAGGATTAACAGATTTTGGAGTTAAAGTTTTAAAAGAATTGGAAAAGCTAGGAATGATTGTTGATGTCAGTCATTTAAATGATGAAGGATTTTGGGATGTAATTAAATTTACTGAAAAACCAGTTATAGCTTCTCATTCAAATGTTAGAAATATATACCATTCCATGAGAAATTTAACAGATGATCAGATAAAGGCAATTGCAGAAATAAATGGTGTTATTGGTATAAATGGAAATGGATATTTTGTTACAGATAAAGATGAGGAAAATAATGCAGAAGGTTTAGTTAAACATGTTGACTATATATCTAATTTAGTTGGTGTTGAATATGTAGGTATTGGATTTGATTTTTGTGATATGTTTAGTGATTTTCATAGAGACTCTTTAAATGGTCATCACGAATTAGTTTTATTTATAGAAGCTTTAGAAAAACATGGGTATAATGAGAATGAGATAAAATTAATTTTAGGAGAAAATTTTTTAAGAGTTTATAAAAGTGTTTTTGATGATTAA
- a CDS encoding OsmC family protein, translating to MAFLNFKITSESENPTKTIVKARSFEMIIDEPESLGGKDEGANPVEYLLAAFAGCLNVVGHLVAKEMGFKLRKMKINIDGDLNPAKFLGKPSEDRTGYTQINVSFILETDANEETLKEWLKKVEERCPVSDNLSNPTPIKFNIKTF from the coding sequence ATGGCATTTTTAAATTTTAAAATCACATCAGAAAGTGAAAATCCAACCAAAACAATAGTTAAAGCAAGAAGTTTTGAAATGATTATAGATGAACCAGAAAGTCTTGGTGGAAAAGATGAGGGTGCAAACCCCGTAGAGTACCTTTTAGCAGCATTTGCCGGTTGTTTAAACGTTGTTGGTCATTTAGTAGCAAAAGAGATGGGATTTAAATTAAGAAAGATGAAAATTAATATCGACGGAGACTTAAACCCTGCAAAATTTTTGGGCAAACCTTCTGAAGATCGAACAGGTTATACTCAAATTAATGTTTCCTTTATTCTTGAAACAGATGCTAATGAAGAAACATTAAAAGAATGGTTAAAAAAAGTTGAAGAAAGGTGTCCAGTTTCAGATAATCTATCAAATCCAACACCAATTAAATTTAATATCAAAACATTTTAA
- the pcp gene encoding pyroglutamyl-peptidase I: MKVLVTGFDPFGGEKINPSFEAVKMLPNKILNVSIVKLEIPTVFYKSIETLRSKICEIQPDIVICTGQAGGRSHISIERVAINIDDASIEDNEGNKPEDKPIFFDGENAYFSNLPIKDIVKGVKSIGIPAEISNTAGTFVCNHLLYGLMYYIHKDFKRTLGGFIHVPYLPEQVINKKNVPSMSLGNIAKALEKVIEISVEYYEKKQRA, from the coding sequence ATGAAAGTATTAGTTACAGGTTTTGATCCATTTGGAGGAGAAAAGATAAATCCGTCTTTTGAAGCAGTCAAGATGTTGCCGAATAAAATTTTAAATGTATCAATAGTTAAATTAGAAATACCTACTGTTTTTTATAAGTCAATAGAAACACTAAGAAGTAAAATATGTGAAATTCAACCAGACATTGTTATATGTACAGGACAAGCAGGAGGGCGCTCTCATATCTCAATAGAGAGAGTAGCAATAAATATTGATGATGCTTCGATTGAGGATAATGAAGGTAACAAACCAGAAGATAAACCTATATTTTTTGATGGAGAAAATGCATATTTTTCTAATTTGCCAATAAAAGACATTGTAAAAGGAGTTAAAAGTATAGGTATTCCTGCAGAAATTTCCAATACAGCTGGGACATTTGTTTGTAATCATCTGTTATATGGGCTAATGTATTATATTCATAAGGATTTTAAGAGAACTTTGGGTGGATTTATACATGTGCCGTATTTGCCTGAGCAAGTAATTAATAAGAAAAATGTACCAAGTATGTCTTTGGGAAATATTGCAAAAGCGTTAGAAAAAGTTATTGAAATATCAGTGGAATATTATGAGAAAAAGCAAAGAGCATAA